The following coding sequences lie in one Arachis stenosperma cultivar V10309 chromosome 5, arast.V10309.gnm1.PFL2, whole genome shotgun sequence genomic window:
- the LOC130980296 gene encoding uncharacterized protein LOC130980296 — MSVISVSTVSQGDSNTPRALAPPSPIPDAYLLQFGDHPGFVLVSQPLQEDNYASWCRSMRLALSGKRKICFIDGSLPKPDPILDPALAESWRYTNDIVTTWLLIAISKDIAASVIYAGSAALLWQDLETRFSHSNAPRIFELKRSLMSLTQGSLLVSQYFTKLKILWEELSTFKPLVSCSCGGVKQIQAFLDQEYVMLFLMGLNENLASVRSQILLSDPLPPIGKVFSLVLQEEKQRALTSPSQHMQGFCC, encoded by the coding sequence ATGTCTGTAATTTCTGTATCCACAGTTTCTCAGGGAGATTCCAATACTCCTCGAGCTTTGGCACCACCCTCGCCGATTCCTGATGCATATCTGCTCCAGTTCGGCGATCACCCAGGATTCGTGCTTGTTTCACAACCTCTACAAGAAGACAACTACGCTTCTTGGTGTAGATCGATGAGGCTTGCGTTGAGTGGAAAACGCAAAATCTGCTTCATCGATGGCTCCCTCCCGAAGCCAGATCCAATTCTTGACCCTGCGCTTGCTGAATCATGGCGGTACACGAATGACATCGTCACTACGTGGTTGCTGATTGCGATCTCCAAGGATATTGCGGCAAGCGTCATCTATGCTGGATCCGCGGCTTTACTCTGGCAAGATTTGGAGACTCGCTTCTCTCATAGCAACGCACCTCGCATCTTTGAGCTGAAGAGGTCACTCATGTCTCTGACTCAAGGCTCTCTCTTGGTCTCACAGTATTTCACAAAGTTGAAGATACTTTGGGAAGAACTCAGCACCTTCAAGCCATTGGTATCTTGTTCATGTGGCGGCGTTAAGCAGATTCAAGCCTTCCTTGATCAAGAATATGTGATGTTGTTCCTTATGGGTCTCAATGAGAATTTGGCAAGTGTTCGAAGCCAGATCCTATTGTCAGATCCACTACCTCCGATTGGAAAAGTCTTTTCTCTTGTGTTGCAAGAGGAGAAGCAGAGAGCACTCACCTCTCCAAGCCAACATATGCAAGGCTTTTGCTGTTAA